The Synechocystis sp. PCC 7509 genome includes a window with the following:
- a CDS encoding DUF4112 domain-containing protein yields MSQPVQFASMVAPSKLATLNRLRKFSRLLDSAIGIPGTKFRFGLDPILGLIPGAGDFLGTVLSAYLVIEAARLGLPKETLLKMVSNIVLESAVGTLPVVGDLFDVAWKANTKNFELVEAHLNIPQAVEKKNPWFIFLLIAGLFIFSVGILAISFFTLKLLISVITG; encoded by the coding sequence ATGTCTCAACCTGTTCAATTTGCCTCTATGGTTGCTCCCTCGAAACTTGCTACTCTCAACCGTTTGCGTAAGTTTAGCCGCTTGCTAGATAGTGCTATTGGCATTCCGGGGACAAAGTTTCGGTTTGGCTTAGATCCCATATTAGGACTAATCCCCGGTGCGGGAGACTTTTTAGGTACAGTCCTTTCAGCTTACTTAGTAATAGAAGCGGCGCGGCTAGGTTTACCCAAAGAAACGTTACTTAAAATGGTGTCTAACATCGTTTTAGAAAGTGCTGTAGGTACGCTTCCAGTAGTTGGGGATTTGTTCGATGTGGCTTGGAAAGCTAACACCAAAAACTTTGAATTAGTCGAAGCTCATCTCAATATTCCTCAAGCAGTTGAAAAGAAAAATCCCTGGTTTATTTTTCTCCTGATAGCTGGATTATTTATATTCAGCGTCGGTATCTTAGCGATTAGCTTTTTTACGCTCAAATTGTTGATTAGTGTCATAACTGGCTAA